The Helianthus annuus cultivar XRQ/B chromosome 16, HanXRQr2.0-SUNRISE, whole genome shotgun sequence genome includes a window with the following:
- the LOC110933056 gene encoding uncharacterized protein LOC110933056 translates to MAGGEGDPPLPGVDTHFRPTIFRNPSPIVTPVLNGRVFEIRHQYLAILPTFRGVASDEPYTHLIDYAAICSTIGKQGFTPEEVKLRLFQFSLKDRAKQWFSTLPSDSIRTWDEMQRTFLEEYYPMSKTSEARNAIKSFSQHVGETFHEAFKRFNEMLRMCPHHDIPKWDLFKIFYDGLVTEDQKVVFACSGGTFLTHDENYEWNFLETLSKGLKIQASADRSVKPHQIKVVNDQPSNERFDALEKKIDMICQKLGKDVSLVSQVQELCEICGDMGHVAFDCPMNFGSNEDVNQVHGERNMNSNTYHPGLRNHPNFRYGNPANQMNPNFQGSSQQGGQQQFQPRQQNFQGFNQGGYQQGITQQQGYSRNFQQGQSQNQGQASSSQGNANNEGSTKLDEILGILKGVVQEQEVQGKTVGSLTQQVGQLAEEVAIRRPGKLPSDTTINPQHQGSSSKSNKNAHVNEVCVLRNGKSYEHNVETPSKFVEGVVEDVSDGSDNDQEIETHVTKTQPHQAFKNSTNQEVVGNEFTKVMDKGVETNTAPYPSALVNPMKASIYGKRGPQNEEMWDVFKQVKINLPLIDAIRQISSYAKFLKDLCTQKRQHKLPKKLDLTANVSAILSSSLPQKLKDPGAPLISIQVGDVSIKRALLDLGASVSILPGSLYDQHDFGPLKQTDITVVMADMSPKLPRGMLHDVIVKVQDFYYPVDFLVLDSTSKQVDKQANVILGRPFLATANAQVGCRDRTVDLTFGNRKLRLNVFTNATNPFSENECLLVDMIDDCVQSYTSCVEEDNNTKEKNFVYDRDALEEIRSMMDDECPEVVLAIEEKRPPWTVQVESLPDHINSKLKPSLEESPKVELKELPKHLKYAFLGEGQTLLVIIASNLQPE, encoded by the exons ATGGCAGGTGGTGAAGGTGATCCACCACTACCCGGAGTAGACACTCATTTCAGGCCGACGATCTTTAGAAACCCATCTCCAATTGTTACACCAGTTTTAAATGGGAGAGTATTTGAAATCCGGCATCAGTACTTGGCTATTTTACCAACCTTTAGGGGAGTTGCATCAGACGAGCCTTACACACATTTGATTGACTATGCAGCAATATGTAGCACCATTGGGAAACAAGGCTTTACACCCGAAGAGGTAAAATTACGTCTTTTTCAATTTTCACTCAAAGATAGAGCTAAACAATGGTTTTCAACTTTACCATCTGATAGTATTCGAACATGGGATGAAATGCAAAGAACTTTTCTTGAGGAATACTATCCGATGAGTAAAACTAGTGAAGCTCGAAATGCTATCAAATCTTTTAGTCAACATGTTGGGGAAACATTTCATGAAGCCTTCAAACGCTTTAATGAAATGCTTAGAATGTGTCCTCATCATGACATCCCTAAATGGGATTTGTTCAAAATTTTTTATGATGGTTTAGTTACCGAGGATCAAAAAGTTGTTTTTGCATGTAGCGGTGGAACCTTTTTAACTCATGATGAGAATTATGAATGGAATTTTTTAGAAACTTTAAGTAAAGGTTTAAAAATTCAAGCTTCCGCTGATCGAAGTGTTAAACCACATCAAATTAAAGTTGTAAATGACCAACCTAGTAATGAAAGGTTTGATGCATTAGAAAAGAAAATTGATATGATTTGCCAAAAGTTGGGAAAGGATGTTTCTCTTGTTTCGCAGGTACAAGAGTTATGTGAAATATGTGGAGATATGGGGCATGTTGCTTTTGATTGCCCTATGAATTTTGGAAGTAACGAAGATGTTAATCAAGTACACGGGGAAAGAAATATGAATTCTAACACGTATCATCCCGGATTGCGGAATCATCCAAATTTCCGATACGGCAACCCCGCTAATCAAATGAATCCTAACTTTCAAGGATCAAGTCAACAAGGTGGACAACAACAATTTCAGCCTCGTCAACAAAACTTTCAAG GTTTCAATCAGGGTGGGTACCAACAAGGAATAACTCAACAACAAGGGTACTCAAGAAATTTCCAACAAggtcaaagtcaaaatcaaggccaagcaagttCATCACAAGGAAATGCAAACAATGAAGGTTCAACCAAGTTAGATGAGATTTTAGGAATCCTAAAAGGGGTGGTGCAAGAACAAGAAGTTCAAGGTAAGACCGTAGGATCTCTAACCCAACAAGTTGGTCAACTAGCGGAAGAAGTAGCTATAAGACGACCGGgaaagcttccaagtgacacaaCAATCAATCCACAACATCAAGGATCATCATCAAAGAGCAACAAAAATGCACACGTCAATGAGGTATGTGTTCTTAGAAATGGTAAGTCTTATGAGCACAATGTTGAAACTCCATCAAAATTTGTTGAAGGTGTGGTGGAGGATGTTAGTGATGGATCCGATAATGACCAAGAAATAGAAACTCATGTTACTAAAACTCAACCTCATCAAGcttttaaaaattcaacaaaTCAAGAGGTTGTGGGTAACGAGTTTACTAAAGTGATGGATAAGGGTGTGGAGACTAATACCGCCCCATATCCTTCCGCTTTAGTAAATCCTATGAAAGCATCGATTTATGGGAAAAGGGGACCCCAAAATGAGGAAATGTGGGATGTATTTAAGCAAGTCAAAATTAACTTACCATTGATTGATGCGATTCGTCAAATCTCTTCTTATGCAAAATTTTTGAAAGATTTATGTACTCAAAAACGACAACATAAGTTACCTAAGAAACTCGATTTGACAGCTAATGTAAGTGCAATTTTGTCAAGTTCTCTCCCACAAAAACTTAAAGACCCCGGGGCACCCCTCATTTCCATCCAAGTGGGTGATGTTAGCATTAAACGAGCACTATTAGATTTGGGAGCAAGTGTTAGTATCCTCCCGGGGAGTTTATATGACCAACATGACTTTGGTCCACTTAAGCAAACTGACATTACTGTTGTAATGGCGGATATGTCACCTAAACTCCCTAGGGGAATGCTACATGATGTAATTGTGAAAGTTCAAGATTTTTATTATCCCGTTGATTTCTTAGTGCTTGACTCCACATCAAAACAAGTAGATAAACAAGCTAATGTGATTTTGGGAAGACCTTTCTTGGCTACAGCCAATGCTCAAGTTGGTTGTAGGGATAGGACTGTGGATCTCACTTTTGGAAATAGGAAATTAAGACTGAATGTTTTTACTAATGCTACTAATCCTTTTTCTGAAAATGAGTGTTTGTTAGTGGATATGATTGATGATTGTGTCCAATCCTACACTTCATGTGTAGAGGAGGATAACAACACCAAGGAGAAGAATTTTGTTTATGACAGGGATGCCTTGGAAGAAATTAGAAGCATGATGGATGATGAATGTCCCGAAGTGGTCTTGGCAATTGAAGAAAAAAGACCACCTTGGACCGTACAAGTTGAAAGCCTTCCCGATCATATTAATTCAAAGCTTAAGCCATCTCTTGAAGAATCACCTAAGGTAGAGTTAAAAGAGTTGCCTAAACACTTGAAGTATGCATTTTTGGGGGAAGGGCAAACATTACTGGTGATTATTGCTTCAAATTTGCAACCCGAGTAA